A part of Melittangium boletus DSM 14713 genomic DNA contains:
- a CDS encoding cytochrome P450: MSAEQTNPSENRPASQFNPYAPGYEANPHPMLEKLRAEAPLFYWELGRSWIVSRYEEGLAVLRDDKRFSPNREDWEFASVMGSDAIIPEMEELNKNGLFALGEQGHARVRRLVSPAFTPRATERLRPEIQAIVDELLDTMAAKGRLNMVHDFSERIPARVIGSMLKIPSGHEEQFHEFTNAVAKSLFPSALAPEELAPLRRQIREGISLVTETIEDRRRNPRENDILTTLIQTEEQGDTLNKHELLALVSSLIVGGFETTVHLMSFCVYSLLQQPGVFAEVKARPELIKNLVEEVLRFDNFVKMGPARYALEDLEMGGVRIKKGQMLIILLTSVLRDERAFDKAHVFDVQRNGNSNIAFGHGAHYCLGANMARLLVQIAMGTLVRRFPEMRLVNPPAFGPHSLMRKMEVLEVELGTPSA; the protein is encoded by the coding sequence ATGTCCGCCGAGCAGACGAACCCGAGTGAGAACCGGCCCGCGTCGCAGTTCAACCCTTACGCGCCCGGGTATGAAGCGAATCCCCATCCCATGCTCGAGAAGCTGAGGGCGGAGGCGCCGCTCTTCTACTGGGAGCTGGGGCGCAGCTGGATCGTCAGCCGGTATGAGGAAGGCCTCGCCGTGCTCCGCGATGACAAGCGCTTTTCCCCCAACCGGGAAGACTGGGAGTTCGCCTCGGTGATGGGCTCCGACGCGATCATTCCCGAGATGGAGGAGCTGAACAAGAATGGGCTGTTCGCCCTGGGCGAGCAGGGCCACGCCCGTGTGCGCAGGCTCGTCAGCCCGGCGTTCACCCCGCGCGCCACCGAGCGGCTGCGTCCGGAGATCCAGGCCATCGTCGATGAGCTCCTCGACACCATGGCGGCCAAGGGCCGGCTGAACATGGTCCATGACTTCTCGGAGCGCATCCCGGCACGGGTCATTGGCTCCATGTTGAAGATCCCCAGCGGACACGAGGAACAGTTCCACGAGTTCACCAACGCGGTGGCCAAGAGTCTCTTTCCCAGCGCGCTCGCCCCCGAGGAACTGGCGCCCCTGCGCCGGCAGATCCGCGAGGGGATTTCCCTGGTGACGGAGACGATCGAGGACCGGCGCCGCAACCCGCGGGAGAACGACATCCTGACGACGCTCATCCAGACGGAGGAGCAGGGGGACACGCTCAACAAGCACGAACTGCTCGCGCTGGTGTCCTCGCTGATCGTGGGAGGCTTCGAGACCACCGTCCACCTGATGTCTTTCTGTGTGTACAGCTTGTTGCAACAACCCGGCGTGTTCGCCGAGGTGAAGGCCCGGCCCGAGCTGATCAAGAACCTGGTCGAGGAGGTGCTGCGCTTCGACAACTTCGTGAAGATGGGGCCCGCCCGCTACGCCCTGGAGGACCTGGAGATGGGGGGCGTGCGCATCAAGAAGGGGCAGATGTTGATCATCTTGCTCACCAGCGTGCTGCGCGATGAACGCGCGTTCGACAAGGCCCATGTCTTCGATGTCCAGCGCAATGGGAACTCGAACATCGCGTTTGGACATGGGGCGCACTACTGCCTGGGGGCGAACATGGCTCGGCTCCTGGTCCAGATCGCCATGGGCACCCTGGTGCGCCGGTTCCCGGAGATGCGGCTCGTGAATCCGCCCGCGTTCGGGCCGCACTCCCTCATGCGGAAGATGGAAGTGCTCGAAGTCGAGCTGGGCACGCCCTCGGCGTGA
- a CDS encoding cytochrome P450, producing MEAPGGLPLLGHLPRMVRAPHEYIQSLRAHGDIVRIRVGTSPVYVVTSPELIHQVLVARSDGFERGRVFDKATAAIGKGVIVTNGDFHLRQRRLLQPGFQRARIHGYMETIHRQVDTQAARWTPGGRISLREEMHRFTLNAVTRTLFGANTEEGIATEIGDYIDAANAWVSHHTLLSSEFFERLPTPVNRAFVRKKARFDELIGAFIDARRADERDHGDLLSALLAAQDAETGKGMSDEQLRIEIAGLFVAGSETTATALSWLFHEVGKDPQVEARIQAEVDSVLGGRPVTADDLPRLQYIQCVVSETLRLYPIAWLLMRRTLRDLELGGYHLPAGVEVLVSPIMSHRNPRIYPEPMRFDPDRWLPERARELPRYALLPFGDGKHKCIGDMFARTEMVIAVAAIAARWRLVPVPGHRVWEVPRSVLRPNQVLMTTVPRTPHTPQETQS from the coding sequence ATGGAGGCGCCCGGTGGACTGCCACTCCTGGGCCATCTGCCCAGGATGGTACGAGCGCCTCACGAATACATACAATCCTTGCGCGCGCACGGAGACATCGTCCGGATCCGGGTCGGCACCTCGCCCGTGTACGTGGTGACGTCCCCTGAACTCATCCATCAGGTGCTGGTCGCTCGCTCCGATGGCTTCGAGCGAGGGCGCGTCTTCGACAAGGCAACGGCTGCCATTGGCAAGGGCGTCATCGTGACCAATGGGGACTTCCACCTGCGGCAGCGACGGCTCCTCCAGCCCGGGTTCCAACGGGCGCGCATCCATGGCTACATGGAGACGATCCACCGGCAAGTCGATACCCAGGCGGCCCGATGGACTCCGGGTGGTCGCATCTCCCTGCGCGAGGAGATGCACCGGTTCACGCTCAATGCCGTCACCCGCACGCTGTTTGGCGCGAACACCGAGGAGGGCATCGCCACCGAGATCGGTGACTACATCGACGCGGCCAATGCCTGGGTCAGCCATCACACCCTGCTGTCCAGCGAGTTCTTCGAGCGGCTGCCCACTCCCGTCAACCGGGCATTCGTGCGCAAGAAGGCCCGGTTCGATGAGCTCATCGGTGCGTTCATCGATGCCCGGCGCGCGGATGAACGCGACCACGGCGACCTGCTGTCCGCGTTGTTGGCGGCGCAGGATGCCGAGACCGGCAAGGGGATGAGCGATGAGCAGCTGCGCATCGAGATCGCCGGTCTCTTCGTCGCCGGTTCCGAGACCACGGCGACCGCCTTGAGCTGGCTCTTCCACGAAGTGGGCAAGGACCCCCAGGTGGAAGCGCGCATCCAAGCCGAGGTGGACTCTGTGCTGGGGGGCAGGCCCGTCACCGCGGATGACCTGCCGCGGCTGCAGTACATCCAATGCGTGGTCTCCGAGACATTGCGTCTCTATCCCATCGCCTGGCTGTTGATGCGGCGCACCCTCCGCGACCTGGAGCTGGGAGGCTACCACCTGCCGGCTGGCGTCGAGGTCCTCGTCAGCCCGATCATGAGCCATCGCAACCCGCGCATCTACCCCGAGCCGATGCGCTTCGACCCCGATCGCTGGCTGCCGGAGCGGGCCCGCGAGCTTCCCCGCTACGCCCTCCTCCCCTTCGGGGATGGAAAGCACAAGTGCATCGGCGACATGTTCGCGCGCACCGAGATGGTGATCGCCGTCGCCGCCATCGCCGCCCGGTGGCGGCTCGTCCCGGTTCCCGGCCACCGCGTCTGGGAAGTCCCCCGCTCGGTTTTGCGTCCCAACCAGGTCTTGATGACCACCGTTCCCCGGACCCCCCACACCCCACAGGAAACCCAGTCATGA
- a CDS encoding terpene synthase family protein, whose translation MITSQRAAIDFKFPFPRDLSPDIEQAQLHSVDWAREMGLATSDSAIRRLQAWNWGRLTGHCLPTARGADLDLATDWMTWGFLYDDQFAGPLGNQPGQVLRITENMIDALYAATPADQENACTRGITDVLQRLSTKMSPSWMARFRNDLKWFFIGVLRMTTFRNRLEQLDTRTAFDVRRLDVGMSAVVDLIEVAEGFEVPEAIFGTSQIQDLRQCVIDIVILQNDVFSLPKDRRQQEVNVVLAMERSENRTPEQALERIAAMVDEKVQYFLDVKASMPSLYDALDMSAEDRARLDRYIHCLELMIHGSVYSHAECIRYSAKTEHTQPIAGQGFIQELHLDASINLAHELMPTARVQTER comes from the coding sequence ATGATCACTTCCCAGCGTGCCGCGATCGACTTCAAGTTCCCCTTTCCCCGCGATCTCAGTCCAGACATCGAGCAGGCCCAGCTGCACAGCGTCGACTGGGCGCGTGAGATGGGCCTGGCCACCAGCGACTCCGCGATCCGGCGCTTGCAGGCCTGGAACTGGGGCCGGCTCACCGGGCACTGTCTGCCCACCGCGCGCGGAGCCGACCTGGATCTGGCCACGGACTGGATGACCTGGGGCTTCCTCTATGACGATCAGTTCGCGGGCCCCCTGGGCAACCAGCCCGGGCAGGTGCTGCGCATCACCGAGAACATGATCGACGCCCTCTACGCCGCGACCCCCGCGGATCAGGAAAATGCCTGCACGCGAGGCATCACGGACGTGCTGCAGCGGCTCTCCACGAAGATGTCCCCGTCCTGGATGGCCCGGTTCCGCAACGACTTGAAGTGGTTCTTCATCGGCGTGCTCCGGATGACCACCTTCCGCAACCGCCTCGAGCAGCTCGACACGCGGACCGCGTTCGACGTCCGCCGCCTCGACGTCGGCATGAGCGCCGTGGTGGACCTCATCGAGGTCGCGGAGGGTTTCGAGGTGCCCGAGGCCATCTTCGGGACCTCGCAGATCCAGGATCTGCGCCAGTGCGTGATCGACATCGTGATCCTCCAGAACGACGTCTTCTCCCTGCCGAAGGACCGGCGTCAGCAGGAGGTCAACGTGGTCCTCGCCATGGAGCGCTCCGAGAACCGCACTCCCGAGCAGGCGCTGGAGCGGATCGCGGCCATGGTCGATGAGAAGGTCCAGTACTTCCTCGACGTCAAGGCCTCCATGCCCTCCCTCTACGACGCCCTCGACATGAGCGCGGAGGACCGGGCCCGCCTGGACCGCTACATCCATTGCCTTGAGCTCATGATCCACGGCTCGGTCTATTCACACGCCGAGTGCATCCGCTACTCCGCCAAGACCGAACACACCCAGCCCATCGCCGGACAGGGCTTCATCCAGGAGCTCCACCTGGATGCGAGCATCAATCTGGCGCATGAGCTGATGCCGACGGCCCGGGTGCAGACGGAGCGATGA
- a CDS encoding glycosyltransferase, producing MKITVLVLGTRGDVQPFIALALALGRRGHEVCVATSRGFAELVAHSGARHFPITADYEAWFQSEEGTRWMGASSADKFMQMLAGEGVGLDSRHRPRMNRELLAACEGADVIVANLVVEDSAACIAEKLQRPLILGYTLPMMATSEFPSPFLAEHRLPWRAMNRLTHSLLDTLYWQGQKRLVNAWREELGLPSMAHSMREKLGRAGTPILHGYSSQLVPRPSDWSAPNVITGFWTMPAEPGVTAGGTPSAELIRWLEAGPPPIYLGAWRLPWGDKAGIVRLAAEVAHTLGVRFVMGANWTAPEIAALQVPDSIFITGSVDHEWLFSRCAATVHHGGAGTTAATLRAGLPTVICSICNDQPFWGSRVTALGVGSSMPFKQLTAARLTQALRHTQDGAVRTRAAQMGEALRREDGAATAARLIEERLPGAPLLS from the coding sequence ATGAAGATCACCGTCCTGGTGCTGGGAACACGGGGGGACGTGCAGCCCTTCATCGCGCTGGCGCTCGCCCTGGGGCGCCGCGGCCATGAGGTCTGTGTCGCCACCTCCCGTGGCTTCGCCGAGCTGGTCGCGCACAGCGGGGCGCGGCACTTCCCCATCACGGCGGATTACGAGGCCTGGTTCCAGTCGGAGGAAGGCACCCGCTGGATGGGCGCCAGCAGCGCGGACAAGTTCATGCAGATGCTGGCCGGTGAAGGCGTCGGGCTCGACTCCCGTCACAGGCCGCGGATGAACCGGGAGCTGCTGGCCGCCTGCGAGGGCGCCGACGTCATCGTCGCCAACCTGGTGGTCGAGGACAGCGCCGCCTGCATCGCGGAGAAGCTCCAGCGGCCCCTGATCCTCGGCTACACCCTGCCGATGATGGCGACGTCGGAGTTCCCCAGTCCGTTCCTCGCCGAGCACCGGCTGCCCTGGCGAGCGATGAACCGGCTCACGCACTCGCTCCTCGACACCCTCTACTGGCAGGGACAGAAGCGGCTCGTCAACGCCTGGCGCGAGGAGCTCGGGCTGCCGTCGATGGCCCACTCGATGCGGGAGAAGCTGGGGCGCGCCGGAACGCCCATCCTGCACGGCTACAGCAGCCAGCTCGTCCCGCGTCCCTCCGACTGGAGCGCCCCGAACGTCATCACCGGCTTCTGGACGATGCCCGCGGAGCCGGGCGTCACCGCGGGAGGCACGCCCTCCGCGGAACTCATCCGCTGGCTGGAGGCGGGACCGCCCCCCATCTACCTGGGCGCCTGGCGGCTGCCCTGGGGGGACAAGGCCGGGATCGTGCGGCTGGCGGCCGAGGTCGCCCACACGCTGGGCGTCCGCTTCGTCATGGGCGCGAACTGGACCGCGCCGGAGATCGCGGCCCTCCAGGTTCCCGACAGCATCTTCATCACGGGCTCGGTGGACCACGAGTGGCTGTTCTCCCGCTGCGCCGCGACCGTGCACCACGGCGGAGCGGGTACCACGGCGGCCACCCTGCGAGCCGGGCTCCCCACGGTCATCTGCTCCATCTGCAATGATCAGCCCTTCTGGGGAAGCCGGGTGACGGCGCTGGGCGTGGGCTCCAGCATGCCGTTCAAGCAGCTCACCGCGGCACGGCTCACCCAGGCGCTGCGCCACACTCAGGACGGCGCGGTGCGCACCCGCGCGGCCCAGATGGGCGAGGCGCTGCGGCGCGAGGACGGCGCCGCCACGGCCGCCCGGCTCATCGAGGAGCGCCTGCCGGGCGCACCGCTCCTCTCCTGA
- a CDS encoding class I SAM-dependent methyltransferase: MSLDHYDTISPTARLVAEMRRYSDIPFAEEIAERIGAAEVVRGMLEGEAPAAELLCWMAPTLEARYKCVVEGIRTSGVKQVIELASGFSFRGDAMNQTASLRYLETDLAEMHETRLHLRDELRRDGVLAVQPHVVFAPLNAVEPDGALVARHLLPDEPVAVVHEGLLQYFSMDEKQRVALQVADILRRHGGVWLTPDFEVISGAALKHWTHPHFMRIHSAIARSTHRSLRGAAFTSVEEVERFLSGLGFQATPRPQIDGTFPLSSVGRVGTTPEQVELLRRDRLLWEIRLR, translated from the coding sequence ATGAGCCTTGACCATTACGACACGATCAGTCCCACGGCCAGGTTGGTCGCCGAGATGCGCCGCTACTCGGACATCCCCTTCGCCGAGGAGATCGCCGAGCGCATCGGGGCCGCGGAGGTCGTACGGGGGATGTTGGAGGGAGAGGCTCCCGCCGCGGAGCTGCTGTGCTGGATGGCCCCCACGCTCGAGGCTCGCTACAAGTGCGTGGTGGAAGGTATCCGGACGTCTGGCGTCAAGCAGGTCATCGAGCTGGCGAGTGGCTTCTCCTTCCGGGGTGATGCCATGAACCAGACCGCTTCGCTTCGCTACCTGGAGACCGACCTCGCCGAGATGCATGAGACCCGGCTGCACCTGCGAGACGAGTTGCGGCGGGACGGGGTGCTCGCGGTCCAGCCGCACGTCGTCTTCGCGCCGTTGAACGCGGTGGAGCCCGACGGCGCGCTCGTGGCGCGACACCTTCTTCCGGATGAACCCGTGGCCGTGGTTCACGAGGGTCTGCTCCAGTACTTCTCCATGGACGAGAAGCAGAGGGTCGCACTCCAGGTCGCGGACATCTTGAGGCGTCACGGCGGCGTCTGGCTGACCCCGGACTTCGAGGTGATCAGCGGCGCGGCACTCAAGCACTGGACCCATCCCCATTTCATGCGGATCCATTCGGCGATCGCGCGCTCCACCCACAGGAGCCTGCGCGGCGCCGCCTTCACCAGCGTGGAGGAGGTGGAGCGCTTCCTGTCGGGGCTGGGATTCCAGGCAACGCCGCGCCCGCAGATCGACGGCACCTTCCCGCTCTCCTCCGTGGGCCGTGTGGGCACGACGCCGGAGCAGGTCGAACTCTTGCGCCGGGATCGCCTCCTCTGGGAGATCCGCCTGCGATGA
- a CDS encoding GNAT family N-acetyltransferase, with the protein MIIKKAEASDAKAIAAIILPTIREGATYALDPNMSETDALAYWMGPDKETFVAEENGVILGTYYMRPNQAGGGRHVCNCGYMTSAAATGRGVARRMCEHSLEHARSRGYQAMQFNFVISTNERAVRLWQSLGFEIVGRLPAAFRHPTAGYVDALVMYQHLSAPPR; encoded by the coding sequence ATGATCATCAAGAAAGCCGAAGCCAGCGATGCCAAGGCCATCGCCGCCATCATCCTTCCGACCATTCGCGAGGGCGCGACATACGCACTCGACCCGAACATGAGCGAAACCGACGCGCTGGCCTATTGGATGGGACCCGACAAGGAGACGTTCGTCGCCGAAGAGAATGGCGTCATCCTTGGCACCTACTACATGCGCCCGAATCAGGCAGGCGGCGGACGGCACGTTTGCAACTGCGGCTACATGACGAGCGCAGCGGCCACTGGCCGAGGGGTCGCTCGTCGCATGTGCGAGCACTCGCTGGAGCACGCGCGGTCTCGGGGCTACCAGGCCATGCAGTTCAACTTCGTCATCAGCACGAACGAGCGCGCGGTGCGCCTCTGGCAGTCACTGGGGTTCGAGATTGTTGGCCGCCTGCCAGCCGCGTTCCGGCATCCGACGGCGGGGTATGTCGATGCGCTCGTGATGTATCAGCACCTCTCCGCGCCTCCTCGTTAG
- a CDS encoding FAD-dependent monooxygenase, with product MAERTVLICGAGIAGPALAFWLKRYGLRPVVVERAPDLRSAGQSVDVRGAGTEVVRRMGLEDAIRARLTHEAGFALVDSAGREWARISTESMGGKGFTAELEILRGELARILHEATREETEYHFDNRVASLTDTGDRVRVGFLHGPEREFDFVLIADGLRSRTRELVFGDEARIRSLGVYTAYFTIPREPSDNAWARWYSAPGGRSLVLRTDNLGTTRAVLSFRGPPQGYERFTAKEKKDLLRRVFADAGWEVPRVLARLDDTPDFYFDAVGQVHMPRWSKGRVALVGDAAYCPSPLSGMGTTVALVGAYVLAGELSRHADHTEAFAAYERVMRPLVTLAQDVPSLGPKVAMPKTRIGIALQHIVGGVASRLGLFQFFGRFATPPADAIQLPDYGARASA from the coding sequence ATGGCTGAAAGAACCGTTCTCATTTGCGGTGCCGGCATCGCGGGGCCTGCGCTCGCGTTCTGGTTGAAGCGCTACGGCCTGCGTCCGGTCGTCGTCGAGCGGGCGCCGGACTTGCGCTCCGCGGGGCAGTCGGTGGACGTGCGCGGCGCGGGGACGGAGGTCGTGCGCCGGATGGGGCTCGAGGATGCGATCCGCGCCCGGTTGACGCACGAGGCGGGCTTCGCCCTGGTGGACTCGGCGGGAAGGGAGTGGGCGCGCATCAGCACCGAATCGATGGGGGGCAAGGGCTTCACGGCCGAGCTGGAGATCCTGCGTGGAGAGCTCGCCCGCATCCTCCACGAGGCCACGCGCGAGGAGACCGAGTACCACTTCGACAACCGGGTGGCCTCTCTCACCGACACCGGGGATCGGGTCCGGGTGGGCTTCCTCCACGGGCCCGAGCGCGAGTTCGACTTCGTCCTCATCGCGGATGGCCTCCGCTCCAGGACGCGCGAGCTCGTGTTCGGCGACGAGGCCCGCATCCGTTCGCTGGGCGTCTACACCGCCTATTTCACGATTCCCCGCGAGCCGTCGGATAACGCCTGGGCACGGTGGTACAGCGCACCGGGCGGTCGCAGCCTGGTGCTGCGAACGGACAACCTCGGCACGACCCGGGCCGTGCTGTCGTTCCGCGGCCCGCCCCAGGGCTACGAGCGGTTCACCGCGAAGGAGAAGAAGGACCTGCTGCGGCGGGTGTTCGCCGACGCCGGGTGGGAGGTGCCTCGGGTCCTGGCGAGGCTCGACGACACGCCCGACTTCTATTTCGATGCCGTGGGCCAGGTGCACATGCCCCGCTGGTCCAAGGGAAGGGTGGCGCTGGTGGGGGATGCGGCCTACTGCCCCTCTCCCCTCAGCGGCATGGGGACGACCGTGGCGCTGGTGGGCGCCTACGTGCTCGCGGGCGAGCTGTCTCGTCACGCGGACCACACCGAGGCGTTCGCGGCCTACGAGCGCGTGATGCGGCCCTTGGTGACGCTGGCCCAGGACGTCCCCTCGTTGGGTCCGAAGGTGGCCATGCCGAAGACGCGGATCGGCATCGCCCTCCAGCACATCGTGGGGGGCGTGGCCTCGCGGCTCGGGCTGTTCCAGTTCTTTGGCCGGTTCGCGACCCCCCCCGCGGATGCCATCCAGCTGCCGGATTACGGCGCCAGGGCCTCCGCCTAG
- a CDS encoding MarR family winged helix-turn-helix transcriptional regulator, with translation MRLIALLTRRIEQRVGELLGINLTDLVALDHLIAQGPKTPSDLASLLEVTTAASTHIVDRLERAGHVSREPDATDRRKVLVVPVAASVDRVRQVVEPVLERLDAIIDGLSEADVAVIERFLGQIIDFYVAELQRPLGTPTPSKPSSNPPRRRGKGPSHG, from the coding sequence TTGCGGCTCATCGCGCTCCTCACGCGGAGGATCGAGCAGCGGGTGGGCGAGCTCCTGGGCATCAACCTGACGGATCTCGTCGCCTTGGATCACCTCATCGCCCAGGGGCCGAAGACTCCGAGCGACCTGGCCTCGTTGTTGGAGGTGACGACCGCCGCCAGCACGCACATCGTCGATCGACTGGAGCGGGCCGGGCACGTCTCGCGCGAACCGGACGCCACCGATCGCCGCAAGGTGCTCGTCGTCCCGGTGGCGGCCTCCGTCGACCGGGTCAGGCAGGTGGTGGAGCCGGTGCTGGAGCGCCTGGACGCGATCATCGACGGCCTGAGCGAGGCCGATGTCGCCGTGATCGAGCGGTTCCTCGGCCAGATCATCGACTTCTATGTCGCCGAGCTCCAGCGACCCCTGGGTACCCCAACGCCCTCCAAGCCTTCCAGCAATCCCCCCCGTCGCAGAGGAAAGGGTCCGTCCCATGGCTGA
- a CDS encoding DUF2019 domain-containing protein, translated as MNLENLTEEFARNVAAQTDAIMRGDRGGGNKEAKRYVAAYKKLRDHGEAGRDALSRLLTHSRMDVRVYAATFLLSDRPEQALPVLREAAKSEGLIPFEASQALKYWDEGTWSLEVD; from the coding sequence ATGAACTTAGAGAACCTCACAGAGGAGTTCGCTCGAAACGTGGCTGCACAAACAGACGCAATCATGCGTGGCGACCGCGGGGGAGGTAACAAGGAAGCGAAGCGATACGTAGCCGCCTACAAGAAACTGCGCGACCATGGCGAGGCTGGACGGGATGCGCTCTCACGGCTATTGACGCATTCACGCATGGATGTGCGAGTCTACGCGGCGACTTTTTTGCTTAGCGATAGGCCAGAACAAGCCTTGCCTGTTCTCAGGGAAGCCGCCAAGAGCGAAGGTTTGATTCCTTTTGAGGCGTCCCAAGCGTTGAAGTATTGGGATGAGGGCACATGGAGCTTGGAGGTTGATTAA
- a CDS encoding DUF2381 family protein: MSEAVRLRLKNPGAESWTLAGAALVDSTGEEVELARWQPEPIPANGAGDVVVGIEGKAAQLGCPCFLKLWESAGPRTIILGNVTFPPVEQGGEHE, encoded by the coding sequence GTGAGCGAGGCTGTGAGGCTGCGCCTCAAGAATCCCGGCGCTGAGTCCTGGACGCTGGCGGGGGCGGCGCTGGTGGACTCGACGGGGGAAGAGGTGGAACTTGCCCGGTGGCAACCGGAGCCCATTCCCGCGAATGGGGCCGGTGACGTCGTGGTGGGCATTGAAGGGAAGGCCGCGCAACTCGGCTGCCCTTGCTTCCTCAAGCTCTGGGAGTCGGCCGGGCCGCGCACCATCATCCTCGGAAACGTCACATTCCCGCCTGTAGAGCAAGGAGGCGAGCACGAGTGA
- a CDS encoding DUF2381 family protein, translating into MLHSYPGAVLVVSLLAGVVKAEELPPVSHCAATARFDLSVESPERASDVCVSADEPTTFFFDSRVAVGAVEFQPEGRLVDWSQGKESLSTTVIPKGDYLPGERVRVTVRFADGTLPTSASFWLVGHAARGTRRVEVYRQPRPPDVLKKERDEARAEARQCQEDKARLLAEHEAPGGLMGSAWLERAGVVALKELKGLLKERQANALWLREATSYSSRSRERPAQ; encoded by the coding sequence GTGCTGCATTCGTATCCTGGTGCCGTCCTGGTGGTTTCCCTCCTCGCTGGTGTCGTGAAAGCCGAAGAGCTGCCCCCCGTCTCCCATTGCGCCGCAACCGCCCGGTTTGACTTGTCGGTGGAGTCTCCCGAGAGAGCGTCGGACGTGTGCGTGAGCGCGGACGAGCCGACGACGTTCTTCTTCGATTCGCGTGTCGCCGTGGGAGCAGTCGAATTTCAACCGGAGGGTCGCCTTGTCGATTGGTCGCAGGGCAAGGAGAGCCTGAGTACCACCGTCATTCCCAAGGGGGACTATCTGCCGGGGGAACGGGTCCGGGTAACGGTGCGCTTCGCGGATGGCACCCTCCCGACGAGCGCGAGCTTTTGGCTCGTGGGCCATGCGGCAAGGGGAACGCGGCGGGTGGAGGTGTATCGCCAGCCGCGCCCGCCGGACGTGCTTAAGAAAGAGAGGGACGAAGCACGGGCCGAGGCGCGGCAATGCCAGGAAGACAAGGCGCGGCTTCTGGCCGAGCATGAGGCGCCGGGCGGGCTCATGGGATCGGCATGGTTGGAGCGGGCCGGGGTCGTGGCGTTGAAGGAGCTTAAAGGGTTGCTCAAGGAGCGGCAGGCCAACGCGCTGTGGCTCCGTGAAGCCACGAGCTACAGTTCACGCTCACGGGAGAGACCCGCCCAGTGA
- a CDS encoding TetR/AcrR family transcriptional regulator, protein MGRPREVTDEQIVVAARRCFLQRGAGVSAADIASELGVSHTTLFNRFGSKEGLMLAALGPPKEIDWVAALDAGPDARPIREQLVEHAKVMSAYFQDLQAGLGILQAAGIDPKKAYRERKGESAPEQAYRALVGWLRRAQDEHRLSKCDIDTLASTILGALHGWAFTARVCGHSTSAAASQHYVERFVELLWNGIGDTLE, encoded by the coding sequence ATGGGAAGACCTAGAGAAGTCACGGACGAGCAGATCGTCGTCGCGGCGCGACGCTGCTTCCTCCAGCGCGGTGCGGGTGTCTCGGCGGCCGACATCGCGAGCGAGCTGGGCGTGAGCCACACAACGCTCTTCAACCGCTTTGGCTCCAAGGAGGGGCTGATGCTCGCCGCGCTCGGTCCTCCCAAGGAGATCGACTGGGTGGCGGCGCTTGACGCCGGGCCGGACGCGCGCCCGATCCGCGAGCAGCTCGTCGAGCACGCGAAGGTGATGTCCGCATATTTCCAGGACCTGCAGGCAGGGCTCGGCATCCTGCAGGCCGCAGGCATCGATCCCAAGAAGGCCTACCGCGAGCGCAAGGGCGAGTCGGCACCGGAGCAGGCGTACCGAGCGCTCGTCGGCTGGCTGCGGCGAGCGCAGGACGAGCACCGCCTCTCGAAGTGCGACATCGACACGCTCGCATCGACGATCCTTGGCGCGCTCCACGGCTGGGCGTTCACCGCGCGGGTGTGCGGCCACTCCACGAGCGCAGCCGCCAGCCAGCATTACGTCGAGCGCTTCGTCGAATTACTCTGGAACGGCATTGGCGACACGCTCGAATAG